Proteins from one Caldanaerobius fijiensis DSM 17918 genomic window:
- a CDS encoding DUF1638 domain-containing protein: protein MKLKVIACKVLLRELYYLAYKSSNIVDIYWLRQALHNEPEKLRRTLQKAIHEIEAEDESYDALCLGYGLCSNGIVGIRSEKYSLVVPRAHDCITLLLGSKEKYQEIFHSHNGGIYWYSPGWIEHSIQPGKERYDMVYKDYVEKYGEDNAQYLMDMEQNWMKAYENAIYINWAQFNTVEYVEYTRQCAEFLKWRWEVVEGSDSLLRDMLEGRWDEERFLVVSPGKTIKPTYREDIIGLSDSSEYEIC from the coding sequence TTACCTGGCATACAAGTCCAGCAACATTGTCGATATTTATTGGCTTAGACAAGCCCTTCATAATGAACCGGAAAAGCTTAGGCGGACTTTACAAAAGGCCATTCATGAGATTGAAGCCGAAGATGAAAGTTACGATGCTCTTTGCTTGGGATATGGACTTTGCAGCAATGGGATTGTAGGTATAAGAAGTGAAAAATATTCTTTGGTTGTGCCGAGAGCCCATGACTGTATCACCCTTCTTTTGGGATCAAAGGAAAAATACCAAGAAATTTTTCACTCCCATAATGGTGGGATTTATTGGTATTCTCCAGGCTGGATCGAACATTCTATTCAGCCCGGGAAAGAACGTTATGATATGGTGTATAAGGACTATGTTGAAAAATACGGAGAAGACAACGCTCAGTATCTCATGGATATGGAACAGAATTGGATGAAGGCGTATGAAAATGCCATTTATATAAATTGGGCTCAGTTTAATACGGTAGAATATGTTGAATATACTCGTCAATGCGCAGAATTCTTAAAATGGAGATGGGAAGTGGTAGAAGGATCAGACAGTCTCCTACGCGATATGCTAGAAGGCCGTTGGGATGAGGAAAGATTCCTGGTGGTTTCTCCCGGTAAAACTATAAAACCCACTTACCGGGAGGATATTATCGGTCTTTCTGACAGCAGCGAATATGAAATCTGTTGA